The region GAAGCGTAACTCTTCGATCAATTGATCAGCCAGTGATTCGGTGTCGATCCCGCGGGCTTGTGCAAATTGCCGGAGCTTGGCGGTACTGATCCGGTTTTCAAGACTTTGGTCCGAAGCGGTATTTGTCGGCGGACGTTCTCCGGGCATCAGTACGTTGAAGACTCGACGGGCAAACGAAGGTCGCGTTTGATCGTCCGCGGCGGCCGGTTCTGATCGGTCGCTGACAGATTCCGCGCCATGGGCTCGTTCATCAGATGGGTTCGACATTCCTTCGGCGGATTCACCTTCGGCTTGATACAAGTCGGCTTCGACAGTTGAGTTGTAAGGGACCGCGCGGGTCGACGTTGGTGTCGCTTGCCCACAACCGACGATGGTGATTCCTAGCAGAAACAGCCCCGAGAGCGGTGCGAGTGCTTTTCGCGGCTTGAACAGCAACGCGATCAGCCAAACAAAGCCGACGATCATCAAAGTGAACCGAATGTCAGAGATAAACTCTTGCCAAATCTCGGTCGCCCGAGTGCGATAGGTGATTAACTGTGACCGCAGATGATCCATGTTGGAGCGACGTTTGCCGACCAAGTCGTTTCGATCACCGTCAAGTTCGAGTAGCCGGACGAGGGCATCACGAAATGTCTCATCAAATCGATTTTCATCGCCGCTGATAAAACGCCGCCAACCTTGCGTGCCCAGCAATAAATCCAAACTCTTTGCGGCCTCGGGATCATCGGCCAAGTAGATGTCGGCCTGTTCGAGATCTTCCGGGGATTCGATTTCGCTGGTCAAGAAAAAGTGTGTTTGGATCGAGGGTAGTTTCTGCCTCCGTAGACTGAGGGCGGCATCATCGACCACGCTGACCCCAAGGATCGCGCCGGGAACCGGGGTGTCGTTTTCGTCTTTGACCGACACTGTCATTCGTACCGGGTCGCCTGGTTGATGTTGCCGCGCATCGTCATCGATCGTCGCGGTAATTTGCAATGCTTTCACGCCACGACGGTACACCAAGCGTTCGACAAGCGGCCTAGTTGACATCGATTCAGAATCGGTTTCCAGCACGGTCACGCGGATCACTCCGGTGGCTCGATCTTGAATCGGCACCACGAGTTCGTGATCCCCAATACCGACTTCGACGGATTGCAAGCCAACCAATTCACCTCGGCAAACCGCACGGATCAGACACTGGCGACGCTTCAGCGTTCGGATGGTCATGGTGATCGGTTCACCCGCATCGAAAACGCCCTCACCGGTTTCCAATACGGGCATGTCATCAACCACCGTCGGTAGCCAAGGCGTTTCGGTGATGTCGAGCGGTTTGGTGACCCGAAGCGAGTATCGCATCCCGGGTTCTGGCTTAAATTCAAAGCGTCCCATCCCGTCACGAACCGTTTCCACGGTCGCAACCACTCGACCAGCTTGGGAGAGAACTTCGCCTGCAAGTTCGATCGGTTTACCGTCCGTATCACGGGCGGTGAAGTAAACACGATTGGTCAGTCCACCGACCAGTTCGCCGCCTTCGGGATAAAAATCAACGGAAATGCGGCCGGTATGAATCGGGATAGCTCGGGTCGCAGTTTCGGTGACGGATCCATCATCGATCGACACCGACAGTCGTCCTTCACCCTGCCGAATGAACTTCGGTAAATCAAACGCGATCGAGAGTGAGCCATCGAGATCGATACTTGTTTCGACTTGATAAATCGTTTGATCGTCGACGACCGCATGGACTTTCGCCGTTGCTCCGGCGGGGATTTCGTCATTCGCACGACGGACCGAAAGCGTGGCTTCGACTCGATCGCCAGAAGTGTATGAGCGGCTAACAAATTGCAGATCTGTTTTTAAGCGAACGGCCCGGTATCGACGAACTTCGAGTTCGAGTGTCTGATCAGGGAAAAATCCGTCCAAACTCTTGGCGATCAATTGATATGTTCCACCGGCAGACGTTTCCGGGATTACAAACGATCCATTTCCGACGCCACGTTCGGTGACACCTTCCAAGATGGCCCCTTCCACCAATGCGCCGCTGGCATCCCGCAACTCAAACCGAATCGGGACTTCTAGGTGCGAAGCCAACGTGCGGCGATTCAAAGTGACCGAACGAAAAAATATTTGTTCGCCGGGGCGGTAAACTGGGCGATCGGTGCTCAAAAATGTTAAGCATCGGGTGGGTTCCAACGGTGTCGTCAAACGAACTCTTTTTTTGCCTTCTGGATCTGCCCAAGCATCGATCTGCAACTCGGCATCGACCGGGATGACGATCTCATTTGGGATTTGAATTCGCGCCGGGTGATCGGCGGTGGTCTCGGTTTGACCGCGATACAACACCGATCCTTTGGATAACACCTGAAAGGAGATGTTCGCCGGGACAATCGGTAACGCCGATCCAAAGCCAAGCCCCGGTTGACCGCCGGATGTTTCCGTCGCGATGCCTTTCGAGTTCACCACCACCCAAAACTCGTTCTGGCTGGTAGCTTCGGGGCCCGCGATGGGCTCAATCGCAACGTGCAGCGGAGCGACGGGCAGCGGTGGCAAACGGTTCCAATGCCGGAAGCCGGTGATCGCAATCAAGAGCGAAGCCGCCGTGACCAACGATACCCACCAGAGTTTGATGAACCGAGAAGAAGTCTTCTTCGTATCGCCGGCGACTTCGATCGGATTGTCTGATGAGGATCCCGGTTGACTCGTTGGAATGGCGGAACCGAATGCGCCGTCGGCGCTAGCCTTGGACATTGCTACATGTTCGCATGCTTCGCTCCCGGTCGTCTGATGCTGGCTCTCGGCAACCACCGTCGAGAGATCGAACGGAGGTCCGGCGGAAGCATCTAACTTCGCCGCTTCGGCAAACTTGCCGGCCATTCGCAGCGTTTGAGCCCAGAGCGTGGCGACGTGGGGATCTCGATTAATCCGTGATCGAAGTGATTCGACTTCGTCATCGTCTAGCAATTCGTAATGCAGTTCGAGTAACTGTTGGCGCAGTTGGTCGTCGTCGTGCGGTGGGTGTTCGGGGTGTTGATTGAAATTCATGACAGATCTCCCACGCTTTCGCGAAGCTGACGAATGGCGGCACGCATGCGTGTTTTGACCGTCCCCAGAGGGATCGAGATGGCTTCGGCAATTTGGGGATAAGAGAGATCACCGTTTTGACGCAGCAAAAAGACTTCTTGATAGTCTGGTGGCAACTCCGCGACAGCTTTGCGTAGCTGTTGAAGTTGTTCGTCTTTGATCAGCCCGTCGGGCGGGCTATCGGAGGTCGAGGCCATCGGAAAGTCCTCGCGGGAAGCGTTCTCGGGCAAGGGAGTTCGCCGACGATTCCAAGCGGTCTTGCGAACATCACGGCCCGTGTTGAGCGTGATTCGAAAGACCCAGGCTTTTAAGTTTTGAATATCGTCGAGCTGGTGCCGGTGATGCCAGCACTTTAAAAACGACTCTTGCAACGCGTCTCTCGCGTCTTCGACATTGCCGACGATGTAGTACAAGGTGCCGAGCAATTCGTCGGCGCAGGAATCGAAAAACCGCTCCAAACGGGCGGTAGCGGCGTCTTTCGGGGGCCCCGAAAGACGTTCGATCGATTCCGGATCGTCGGTCATAAAGTGTCATCCACGGCAGAACAGCGTTGTCTGCAAATCAAGACGACAAAGCCGAGCGTTCGGATTTCAATTGAGTCAAAAAAAGACGAAGACGAACTTGAAACATCGCCTCAATTGATCCGACGAAGCGTCTGGCGGACCGGTGAAACTTAGGCCCTTGCCTTGCGATGGGGATCACTTGTCTTTTCGAGCCCGTTTTTTGGCTTCCAGCAGCCGTTCGGTGTAACTCGAGGGTGCGGGTGTCGATGAATCAGGTGTCGAGGCGCCGGGTTTTGGTTTGCTCGCACCGTCGCCAAGGTCCGACAAGTCGACTTGGGTATTTTCCGCAGAATCGACGGAGGTTGGTTCGAAGCGAACACTCGCGCGACGCTTCTGAAGATCCTCGTCTAATTGTGATTTGTTTTTACGCAGTGCGTCCAAGCGTGTGACAGCGTCCTCGGACGTGTCTTTCTCGCCACGCAAACGTTTGATCGTTTGTCCGACCCAGGTGAAGTCGAACGCGATCCGACGCAC is a window of Roseiconus lacunae DNA encoding:
- a CDS encoding MG2 domain-containing protein; the encoded protein is MNFNQHPEHPPHDDDQLRQQLLELHYELLDDDEVESLRSRINRDPHVATLWAQTLRMAGKFAEAAKLDASAGPPFDLSTVVAESQHQTTGSEACEHVAMSKASADGAFGSAIPTSQPGSSSDNPIEVAGDTKKTSSRFIKLWWVSLVTAASLLIAITGFRHWNRLPPLPVAPLHVAIEPIAGPEATSQNEFWVVVNSKGIATETSGGQPGLGFGSALPIVPANISFQVLSKGSVLYRGQTETTADHPARIQIPNEIVIPVDAELQIDAWADPEGKKRVRLTTPLEPTRCLTFLSTDRPVYRPGEQIFFRSVTLNRRTLASHLEVPIRFELRDASGALVEGAILEGVTERGVGNGSFVIPETSAGGTYQLIAKSLDGFFPDQTLELEVRRYRAVRLKTDLQFVSRSYTSGDRVEATLSVRRANDEIPAGATAKVHAVVDDQTIYQVETSIDLDGSLSIAFDLPKFIRQGEGRLSVSIDDGSVTETATRAIPIHTGRISVDFYPEGGELVGGLTNRVYFTARDTDGKPIELAGEVLSQAGRVVATVETVRDGMGRFEFKPEPGMRYSLRVTKPLDITETPWLPTVVDDMPVLETGEGVFDAGEPITMTIRTLKRRQCLIRAVCRGELVGLQSVEVGIGDHELVVPIQDRATGVIRVTVLETDSESMSTRPLVERLVYRRGVKALQITATIDDDARQHQPGDPVRMTVSVKDENDTPVPGAILGVSVVDDAALSLRRQKLPSIQTHFFLTSEIESPEDLEQADIYLADDPEAAKSLDLLLGTQGWRRFISGDENRFDETFRDALVRLLELDGDRNDLVGKRRSNMDHLRSQLITYRTRATEIWQEFISDIRFTLMIVGFVWLIALLFKPRKALAPLSGLFLLGITIVGCGQATPTSTRAVPYNSTVEADLYQAEGESAEGMSNPSDERAHGAESVSDRSEPAAADDQTRPSFARRVFNVLMPGERPPTNTASDQSLENRISTAKLRQFAQARGIDTESLADQLIEELRFPIRQYAHAHRTSDDGSRVDFAETLYWNPLMVTDSTGTASIRFDLSDSLTMFKVIVNGHTNDGRLGSGGGMVVTQSALEVDAKFPLEVTGGDLIRLPVGLVNGTDDDDAFAIQVSTGEPLRLDRHTASVSAGAGDRLTEFFPIEVRSVDQLTEVDLAVTGVSSSTAIRDGVRRNLRIAPAGFPFTGSASGTLVRSAKLNFAIPEQIVPGSLHAELTLMPAIQSQISQGLQSILREPHGCFEQASSTNYPNVMAFQLMQVDGGVDPSDRRRIESLLRRGYRKLVSYECRELGYEWFGNDPGHEALSAFGLMQFSEMAKVIEVDEKMLQRTRRWLLDRRDGDGGFKRNSRHLHAWSVQQEIVNAYVLWALSEAATSSDQSTRFINELGKEIDQLERVATESDDAYLIALSAITLENANRTEVAKRLRERLVDFQKPDGHLDGVTTVTQSGGFSKQVETTALVILAWNADDQHVQQLRKATDWLLANRRGGGFGSTQATVLALKALVMTHRMIAGDGSGELELVVDNEIVDTIRWSDAKQEGVVYRLPNDVCKRIENDPSVAVELRSREQVSLPYTLQLVGQTKSPQSDPSCPLELHVNFPKSSDSGSINAGDSINVQVSVVNKDDQGQPMSVAVIGLPGGLEPVIEHLEQLRQNGVVDYYELIGRDVVCYWRTFAPGERKEFSLSCVGQIPGRYTGPPSRAYLYYTAEQKTWHDPLVIEID
- a CDS encoding RNA polymerase sigma factor, which codes for MTDDPESIERLSGPPKDAATARLERFFDSCADELLGTLYYIVGNVEDARDALQESFLKCWHHRHQLDDIQNLKAWVFRITLNTGRDVRKTAWNRRRTPLPENASREDFPMASTSDSPPDGLIKDEQLQQLRKAVAELPPDYQEVFLLRQNGDLSYPQIAEAISIPLGTVKTRMRAAIRQLRESVGDLS